One Brassica napus cultivar Da-Ae chromosome C2, Da-Ae, whole genome shotgun sequence DNA window includes the following coding sequences:
- the LOC111209078 gene encoding protein ANTAGONIST OF LIKE HETEROCHROMATIN PROTEIN 1-like has product MYESDQQCYDILRMNQRTFEALCKMLAERYGLKETHHVYLEESVAMFLETVGQDKTKRDIAARYQRSLDTVQRKLDDVLSAILKFAEDTLRPQEGEFGRVSPVLRNDDRYWPHFRDCVGALDGTHVPVRPPSQNAEAYKGRKQDPTMNVLAICNFDMKFIYAYLGVPGRAHDTKVLTHCARNEASFPHPPPGRYYLVDSGYPTRTGYLGPHRSMRYHLGQFARGGPPVSARELFNRKHSGLRSVIERTFGVWKAKWRILDRKHPKYGLVKWIKLVTATMALHNFIRDSHREDHDFVQWQSDDDGEREGEAEGADGDEEEGEEGDDDDDDDDDDDGGGGGGGGGGHIVYEPTGDRTMEALRKSITDEYGRGRLPY; this is encoded by the coding sequence atgtatgaatctgatcagCAATGTTATGACATTCTTCGAATGAATCAAAGGACTTTTGAAGCTTTGTGCAAGATGCTAGCTGAGCGATATGGATTGAAAGAGACTCACCATGTCTACCTTGAAGAATCTGTGGCGATGTTTCTCGAGACTGTTGGTCAAGATAAGACGAAGCGGGATATTGCTGCAAGGTATCAAAGATCATTGGATACAGTCCAACGGAAGCTTGATGATGTTTTGAGTGCTATTCTGAAGTTTGCGGAGGATACATTAAGACCACAAGAAGGCGAGTTTGGAAGAGTGAGTCCTGTTTTGAGGAATGATGATCGGTATTGGCCTCATTTCAGAGATTGTGTTGGAGCACTCGATGGAACTCATGTGCCGGTTCGCCCTCCAAGTCAAAATGCAGAAGCATATAAAGGTAGAAAGCAAGATCCTACAATGAATGTTCTTGCTATATGTAACTTCGACATGAAGTTCATATACGCATATCTCGGTGTACCTGGTAGAGCACATGATACGAAGGTCTTGACTCATTGTGCGAGGAATGAGGCTTCTTTCCCACATCCTCCTCCTGGGAGGTATTATCTAGTTGACTCGGGATATCCAACTAGGACGGGGTATCTTGGTCCGCATCGGAGTATGCGATATCATCTTGGTCAGTTTGCTAGAGGAGGACCACCAGTTAGTGCACGAGAGTTGTTCAACCGAAAGCATTCAGGATTGCGATCGGTGATTGAGAGGACATTTGGAGTATGGAAAGCAAAATGGAGGATTTTGGATCGTAAGCATCCAAAGTATGGTCTGGTCAAGTGGATTAAGCTTGTGACAGCGACGATGGCGCTACACAACTTCATACGTGATTCACATCGGGAAGATCATGATTTTGTACAATGGCAAAGCGATGATgatggagaaagagaaggagaagcagAAGGAGCTgatggtgatgaagaagaaggagaagaaggtgatgatgatgatgatgatgatgatgatgatgatggtggtggtggtggtggtggtggtggtggacatATTGTATATGAGCCGACCGGTGATAGAACGATGGAAGCTTTGCGTAAGAGCATCACAGATGAATATGGTAGAGGTCGTTTACCGTATTAA